The segment CCTTCTTGGTCTATTTGTTCGTGATCGATGGTCCAAAAGGGGAATCATAACAGAACGACAACAAATAGTGAGAGGTTGACTGCAATCggtggaagaaggaagagcagtCGGTTCTTCCGGTGAGCTGCTTCTCTCGGTACTCCAACCTTCGATGGTGCAACTGTCATACGGGATGATTGCGGTGGTGTTTAATCAGTTGTGAGGAGGGCTTAGCCAGCAGAAGATTATTGCCCTTTTTCGACAACCCTTGTGGATCCTCTTCTCTTCTCCGGTAATCACAAACGCAGGGAAGCAGAGCAACAGTAGTTGCGCCGGACAGGAGGTGTTTGGTAGCCGGAGTTGATGAAATTAAAGGGAAGGGAAGGAGGGTTGCCATCGCTGGTGAAGGTCACATATCTTCTTCTTTGGCCAGaggttaagagagagagagagagagagagagagagaggcattcaaatttttttaataattaaaataaataaataataattaaatttttaaaaatgaatttaaaaatagaaaataaatacccAATGGTATTAAAGTCATTTCAGTTTACAGAGAGACCAAAAACGTAACAAAACTAGCTCAAAaagaccaccaatccaaaaaaatcgtggtttggactaaaaccccaaaaaaatgcataccacagagaccatttttaCAGTTTTGTCCTAGTAAAAAAACAAATTATTGTTACTTTTAGCATACTTTAAATAAAGTTTAATCCCTTTGACCTATTCTTTTATAGCTATTTTCATAATTATACTCAttgaacatgcaaataataaaatACAAATGAAATTAACATATAAGGTCAAAACTTACTATATCATTAATGGTTCACATATGCAATTTTATCCATTGTGTATAACACTTGCATCATTCAATTTATTTACATCACAAACAAAACAAAGCCCAAGAGCTCATAATATCACAAAAGAACCTAAAAAGAATTGGTAAAATTACATATATTTTCATATGTTCATATATACATTTACATCGATTAGGAAGATACAAGACACAAACAACGCCTCTGTTTCTTCCCCTCCGCCAccaaaagatttaaaaaaaaattaaaattaaaaataaaataaaccacaAAAGGGGAAAGTGGAAAATCATCTACTTACTTAATGCGTTGATAGTTTTCAAGTAATGTTAGGGGTAATGATTGTCAAAATAACTTCACTTTAAGCACGACACGTTTGCAACATATGTGTTCTCAAACTACAATCCTTCACCTGtcaagggtataatcgtaattAGCAACAAAAATCCGTCAAGAAACCTTTCTTttcatatattttatataataataataatttactttGAGAGTCGATAAAATTGACAAGAAATCTTTGCAAATCCTAAGCAAAGCTCTCTCTTTTGCAGCCACTTTTGCAAGCTCAGCCGCCATAACATTCACTTCTTCAACCTGAAAATTGTAATTTCATATCCCACTGATATCAGTCACAGTACAACCTGTTTTGTTCTGTCTTAAAAAAACAACAAGAACGCTATAACTAAAATACCTGCAAACAAAGTGATCTTGTTGATGAACCCATTGCTTGAATGAGATCGAGTGCCGAATTTATGGCATCGTTGATGCTTTGGAGGTCAGCCTAACAAAATCAAGATtattattaaagaaaaaaaaataaatgttGTTGAATTCttgaaaaaacatgtaaaatgacGTTGAAAATGGAAGAAGAACACGTACACTTGCTCCTTCACCAACGGGAAGACGAAGTGTGCTTGCTTTCAAAGCTTCAATGGCTCCAAGTAATGATATTGAATGATCTTTATCTAAATATCCCCAATCTTCAAGAAAAATAATCTAATATTTATTCAAGAAAATAGTAATTAGTTTCTTGAAAAGAACATAAGTTTACGCTCAACGCTACTATTGAATTGGACAATGTCACTAAATTTGTCGCTATAATATTTTCAAGATTTTCACATTATTAAATAAACTTACTTGTGCCTTAAGAATAGATGCTAACTTCAATTTTTGTCTCAATAATTGCAACCTATGTCTTTTTTTAGTCACGGAGTCACGTAAATCCGATATCGTAATCCACGCATTCCATAAATTttcctaaacaaaaaaaaatgatacaTCAAAATACAAACACAAAATcaaaaaactaaaatttataattttatatcatACCTCGACACTATGTTTCTGCTTCAACACTATATCTTCACTTCTAGCATTCACAAATCGCCATTGCAATTGCCGATTATATAAAATTCTCAACAAATGTGCATCAAAAAACCGATTTTCACCTACTTTCCCTCTTCGAACATCAACAGCAAAACTAAGCACCGATGGTGTCTCACTAAAATTACTACTAATTTTTGAACCAGGTGTTCTTGGTGATGCTATAAACTTACTTGGTGATGATGGGCGCATTCTATTTGGGGAAGCCATTGTTCGTGGTGATGATAATGGACTACTTTCAGGCAAGAATTTTTTAGAGATTGAAAGTTTTTGTGGGGTTATGAGTTTTGATTTTGGGCTTGTTGAAAGTGGTGAACTTGGATCTTGTAATCTCCTTATTCTACTATTAGTTTCTTGCCAAAATTTTGGTGATACGATAATCCCTCTAGGCCCGATTCTTGAACGATTTTCTTGAATTCCTGAAGTGCTACCAGATGATACGCTATCTGTATCGGAATCTTTGAATGAATTCCCATCTGGGTTTTGTTGAAAATGGTTTAAAAGATCGATTGAATGTTCAAAATCAAGATTCGATTGGTGTGAAGAAGGTCTAATTACATTCCCGGAAGAGTTTATCTTGCTCTTTTCAACCCCACAATCCAAGCTCAAACTTTTCGATAAAACGGTGACGTTTGCTTGCCGGATTCTGCCAGGCCACCGGTGGTGATCTATCGGTTTAGTGTTCTCGAGATGATCTCCTCCGCCGCCGTCAACCGTCGTTCTCATAGGGGTGGGAGTCGGAGTTCTCTTTCTTTCAGGGGTACCCTTTCTTACTGTATTTGAATTTGGGGATTGTGGAGTTACTTTGGTTTTACTAATCGGTAGAGAAAACGCTTCGCCTTGAAACGACACAGATAAACTTCTCGTAGATGTAACCAGAAGTTTAGTAGCTGCCGACAACGTTTCTCCGGCGCCACCACCGGCATTGTTGGGTTTCAGCGTAAGATCCGCCCTGATGGGTCGTCTCCGGTCAGCGGAAACCGACCGTTTTGGTGCCGGAGTAGTTGAATTTCTTGAAATTAAAGGGGAAGGCGACCTCCGTAATGTGGGTAGAGATGatgaatttgaatttgaaattgaatttgaatttgaagAAGTTGAAGGTGAAGGAGAAAGGTATCTTGAAGAAACTTGTCGTGGTTTATGTCTAATTGACTTATTAGGGGTAGTAATACTGATACCATTATCTTTTTCCGAAGGCAACAATGGAGGTCTTGTTGTTTGATTTCT is part of the Lactuca sativa cultivar Salinas chromosome 7, Lsat_Salinas_v11, whole genome shotgun sequence genome and harbors:
- the LOC111904217 gene encoding QWRF motif-containing protein 2 — encoded protein: MMVAAVSETTTRNQTTRPPLLPSEKDNGISITTPNKSIRHKPRQVSSRYLSPSPSTSSNSNSISNSNSSSLPTLRRSPSPLISRNSTTPAPKRSVSADRRRPIRADLTLKPNNAGGGAGETLSAATKLLVTSTRSLSVSFQGEAFSLPISKTKVTPQSPNSNTVRKGTPERKRTPTPTPMRTTVDGGGGDHLENTKPIDHHRWPGRIRQANVTVLSKSLSLDCGVEKSKINSSGNVIRPSSHQSNLDFEHSIDLLNHFQQNPDGNSFKDSDTDSVSSGSTSGIQENRSRIGPRGIIVSPKFWQETNSRIRRLQDPSSPLSTSPKSKLITPQKLSISKKFLPESSPLSSPRTMASPNRMRPSSPSKFIASPRTPGSKISSNFSETPSVLSFAVDVRRGKVGENRFFDAHLLRILYNRQLQWRFVNARSEDIVLKQKHSVEENLWNAWITISDLRDSVTKKRHRLQLLRQKLKLASILKAQIIFLEDWGYLDKDHSISLLGAIEALKASTLRLPVGEGASADLQSINDAINSALDLIQAMGSSTRSLCLQVEEVNVMAAELAKVAAKERALLRICKDFLSILSTLKVKDCSLRTHMLQTCRA